A stretch of Girardinichthys multiradiatus isolate DD_20200921_A chromosome 20, DD_fGirMul_XY1, whole genome shotgun sequence DNA encodes these proteins:
- the ccdc66 gene encoding coiled-coil domain-containing protein 66 isoform X2, giving the protein MNLGDGLLFELENGKPRLILLSHGVGKNPIKLPRKHRATNILSSKQPSCAEEVQLEERPPQQVARSHREARFKAGPAAPSCRSSLSTTEGRSTILTLSKAQGRLKERGNKVKTNKHKLGTTVGPLGSPGPPLNAEDGGAGRVELKHVLAGVDAGLKDGMVCLTGGQLRQILSSIQTSGYGQHGPEEQTAQGGQTDTNSASTVNKGEDREINEDDKGGVEEMKEEGRADEKYGRLPQSSFSWLKELQSDSRAAIDAKKAQWKRELDEQVALKQQLSTTSRLQVGEYAESVLSVGHREQPAAIRSSLRLGEVTPMEEVLSVERKEEQRRRWLEELDRQREETAERRKREKLLQRQTEDHERWAAHFDSLQRRAPIQPAVPSAPPPGQLSGSEREDWDPSSSLSLVWEATSSCGAESVIGASVDSTRGYPSRSSYLRTMTSLLDPAQIAERERRKLKQLEQQRAIEAQMEERKKQREQEEAKRRQEEEEEEKRAALEREKLQKQYELEMLKKKEKNNQVPQTEQPETGLGDGGPEQTSESKTVTKQAGCLENGSGFSSSYKDTFVQTEDTPPPPVPPAAGRVRTPDVSVQNHPPSSGSAEPPNCRSRATRAGKENICLSAEEDPYEPFARTEKSRKTKRRPEWNTQRPSRRFVPASERYPVALQKNRQESRQRRQAELLALQERTRLSRTEPPPQNHGARLCPNGQQIRTSPIKKVESGFKGHTDNHTVISTDRGRSSPVPAIRPRVQSQQASNSPPPALEFIPYLRTAEVFNLDPLEPADTPPPGTHSGPPHPVPSHRDALLHPEMLRSSQRQQEILRGLAQLRQGLLQKQRELETDLNPAQNHHDNEQRIPSKAHRT; this is encoded by the exons ATGAACCTTGG AGATGGTCTGCTGTTTGAACTTGAAAATGGGAAACCCAGATTGATTTTACTCAGTCATG GGGTTGGGAAAAATCCAATAAAG TTGCCCAGGAAGCACAGAGCAACTAACATCCTCAGCTCCAAGCAACCGTCCTGTGCAGAGGAGGTGCAGCTGGAGGAGCGTCCACCTCAGCAGGTTGCACGGAGCCACAGAGAGGCCAGGTTTAAAGCAGGACCAGCAGCTCCATCCTGCAGATCCAGCCTCTCCACCACTGAAGGGAGAAGCACCATCCTGACTTTATCCAAGGCTCAGGGCCGTCTCAAAGAGCGTGGCAATAAG GTgaagacaaacaaacacaaactcgGCACCACTGTCGGACCCCTGGGATCCCCAGGACCGCCTCTAAACGCTGAGGATGGAGGGGCTGGGAGGGTGGAGTTGAAGCACGTGCTGGCCGGTGTGGATGCAGGCCTGAAGGACGGCATGGTGTGCTTGACTGGTGGACAGCTGCGACAGATCCTCAGCTCTATCCAGACGTCAGGCTACGGTCAACATGGTCCAGAGGAGCAGACGGCGCAAG GAGGTCAAACAGACACAAACTCGGCCTCCACTGTGAACAAAGGAGaagacagagaaataaatgaggATGACAAAGGGGGAGTGGAGGAAATGAAGGAGGAAGGAAGAGCTGATGAAAAATATGGCAG gtTGCCTCAATCTTCGTTCAGTTGGCTTAAAGAGCTTCAGTCCGACAGCAGAGCCGCCATCGACGCAAAAAAGGCTCAGTGGAAAAGAGAACTTg aTGAGCAAGTTGCCCTGAAGCAGCAGCTTTCAACCACCAGCAGACTGCAG GTTGGAGAATACGCAGAGAGTGTGTTATCTGTCGGCCACAGAGAGCAACCTGCAGCCATCAGGTCCAGCCTTAGACTCGGG GAGGTCACTCCCATGGAGGAGGTGTTGAGCGTTGAGAGGAAAGAGGAGCAGAGGAGACGCTGGCTGGAGGAGCTGGACCGTCAGAGAGAAGAGACGGCTGAACGTCGGAAACGTGAGAAACTGCTGCAGAGACAG ACAGAGGACCATGAGCGCTGGGCTGCACACTTTGACTCGCTCCAACGCAGGGCTCCGATCCAGCCTGCGGTTCCATCAGCACCTCCTCCAGGTCAGCTGAGTGGCTCCGAGCGGGAAGACTGGGATCCCTCATCCAGCCTCTCACTGGTCTGGGAGGCCACCAGCAGCTGTGGAGCAGAGAGTGTTATTGGAGCCAGTGTGGATTCAACAAGAGGATATCCCAGCAGATCCAG CTATCTGAGGACCATGACCTCCCTGCTGGATCCTGCACAGATAGcggagagagagaggaggaaacTCAAACAGCTGGAGCAGCAG AGAGCCATTGAGGCCCAGATGGAGGAACGCAAaaagcagagagagcaggaagaGGCAAAAAGGAgacaggaggaagaggaggaggagaagagggCTGCGCTAGAGAGGGAGAAGCTGCAGAAGCAGTATGAGCTGGAGATGCTGAAGAAGAAGGAGAAG AACAATCAAGTCCCTCAGACCGAGCAGCCAGAGACGGGCCTCGGTGACGGCGGCCCGGAGCAGACGTCAGAGTCCAAAA CAGTTACCAAGCAGGCCGGATGTTTGGAGAACGGCAGCGGTTTTTCGTCCTCATATAAAGACACTTTTGTTCAGACAG AGGACACTCCTCCTCCACCTGTCCCACCTGCAGCAGGCAGGGTTCGGACTCCTGATGTCTCCGTGCAGAACCACCCGCCTTCCTCTGGCTCTGCTGAGCCTCCTAACTGCAGGAGTCGTGCAACGAGAGCGGGGAAGGAGAACATCTGTCTGTCGGCAGAAGAAGATCCGTATGAGCCTTTTGCCAGGACGGAGAAGAGCCGGAAAACCAAGAGGAGGCCCGAATGGAACACACAAAG GCCGAGCCGGCGGTTCGTTCCCGCCTCGGAGCGGTACCCGGTCGCTCTACAGAAGAACAGACAGGAGAGCCGACAGAGGAGACAGGCTGAACTCCTCGCTCTGCAGGAGAGGACCCGTCTGTCCAGAACCGAACCTCCTCCTCAGAACCATGGGGCTCGTCTCTGCCCCAACGGCCAGCAGATAAGAACCAGTCCCATTAAGAAG GTGGAATCTGGTTTCAAAGGACACACCGACAACCACACCGTCATCAGCACCGACCG AGGGCGCTCTTCTCCTGTTCCTGCCATCAGACCTAGAGTCCAGAGTCAACAGGCTTCCAACTCTCCTCCTCCGGCTCTGGAGTTCATTCCTTACCTTCGGACTGCTGAGGTCTTCAACCTGGACCCGCTGGAGCCCGCCGACACGCCGCCACCTGGGACACACTCAG GTCCTCCTCATCCTGTCCCCTCACATCGAGACGCGCTCCTCCACCCAGAGATGCTGCGTAGCTCCCAGCGACAGCAGGAGATCCTGAGAGGCCTGGCTCAGCTTCGGCAG GGTTTATTACAGAAGCAGAGGGAGCTGGAGACAGATCTGAATCCAGCCCAGAACCACCACGACAACGAGCAGCGCATACCCTCCAAAGCTCACCGCACATGA
- the ccdc66 gene encoding coiled-coil domain-containing protein 66 isoform X3 — protein sequence MNLGDGLLFELENGKPRLILLSHGVGKNPIKQLPRKHRATNILSSKQPSCAEEVQLEERPPQQVARSHREARFKAGPAAPSCRSSLSTTEGRSTILTLSKAQGRLKERGNKVKTNKHKLGTTVGPLGSPGPPLNAEDGGAGRVELKHVLAGVDAGLKDGMVCLTGGQLRQILSSIQTSGYGQHGPEEQTAQGGQTDTNSASTVNKGEDREINEDDKGGVEEMKEEGRADEKYGRLPQSSFSWLKELQSDSRAAIDAKKAQWKRELDEQVALKQQLSTTSRLQVGEYAESVLSVGHREQPAAIRSSLRLGEVTPMEEVLSVERKEEQRRRWLEELDRQREETAERRKREKLLQRQTEDHERWAAHFDSLQRRAPIQPAVPSAPPPGQLSGSEREDWDPSSSLSLVWEATSSCGAESVIGASVDSTRGYPSRSSYLRTMTSLLDPAQIAERERRKLKQLEQQRAIEAQMEERKKQREQEEAKRRQEEEEEEKRAALEREKLQKQYELEMLKKKEKNNQVPQTEQPETGLGDGGPEQTSESKITKQAGCLENGSGFSSSYKDTFVQTEDTPPPPVPPAAGRVRTPDVSVQNHPPSSGSAEPPNCRSRATRAGKENICLSAEEDPYEPFARTEKSRKTKRRPEWNTQRPSRRFVPASERYPVALQKNRQESRQRRQAELLALQERTRLSRTEPPPQNHGARLCPNGQQIRTSPIKKVESGFKGHTDNHTVISTDRGRSSPVPAIRPRVQSQQASNSPPPALEFIPYLRTAEVFNLDPLEPADTPPPGTHSGPPHPVPSHRDALLHPEMLRSSQRQQEILRGLAQLRQGLLQKQRELETDLNPAQNHHDNEQRIPSKAHRT from the exons ATGAACCTTGG AGATGGTCTGCTGTTTGAACTTGAAAATGGGAAACCCAGATTGATTTTACTCAGTCATG GGGTTGGGAAAAATCCAATAAAG CAGTTGCCCAGGAAGCACAGAGCAACTAACATCCTCAGCTCCAAGCAACCGTCCTGTGCAGAGGAGGTGCAGCTGGAGGAGCGTCCACCTCAGCAGGTTGCACGGAGCCACAGAGAGGCCAGGTTTAAAGCAGGACCAGCAGCTCCATCCTGCAGATCCAGCCTCTCCACCACTGAAGGGAGAAGCACCATCCTGACTTTATCCAAGGCTCAGGGCCGTCTCAAAGAGCGTGGCAATAAG GTgaagacaaacaaacacaaactcgGCACCACTGTCGGACCCCTGGGATCCCCAGGACCGCCTCTAAACGCTGAGGATGGAGGGGCTGGGAGGGTGGAGTTGAAGCACGTGCTGGCCGGTGTGGATGCAGGCCTGAAGGACGGCATGGTGTGCTTGACTGGTGGACAGCTGCGACAGATCCTCAGCTCTATCCAGACGTCAGGCTACGGTCAACATGGTCCAGAGGAGCAGACGGCGCAAG GAGGTCAAACAGACACAAACTCGGCCTCCACTGTGAACAAAGGAGaagacagagaaataaatgaggATGACAAAGGGGGAGTGGAGGAAATGAAGGAGGAAGGAAGAGCTGATGAAAAATATGGCAG gtTGCCTCAATCTTCGTTCAGTTGGCTTAAAGAGCTTCAGTCCGACAGCAGAGCCGCCATCGACGCAAAAAAGGCTCAGTGGAAAAGAGAACTTg aTGAGCAAGTTGCCCTGAAGCAGCAGCTTTCAACCACCAGCAGACTGCAG GTTGGAGAATACGCAGAGAGTGTGTTATCTGTCGGCCACAGAGAGCAACCTGCAGCCATCAGGTCCAGCCTTAGACTCGGG GAGGTCACTCCCATGGAGGAGGTGTTGAGCGTTGAGAGGAAAGAGGAGCAGAGGAGACGCTGGCTGGAGGAGCTGGACCGTCAGAGAGAAGAGACGGCTGAACGTCGGAAACGTGAGAAACTGCTGCAGAGACAG ACAGAGGACCATGAGCGCTGGGCTGCACACTTTGACTCGCTCCAACGCAGGGCTCCGATCCAGCCTGCGGTTCCATCAGCACCTCCTCCAGGTCAGCTGAGTGGCTCCGAGCGGGAAGACTGGGATCCCTCATCCAGCCTCTCACTGGTCTGGGAGGCCACCAGCAGCTGTGGAGCAGAGAGTGTTATTGGAGCCAGTGTGGATTCAACAAGAGGATATCCCAGCAGATCCAG CTATCTGAGGACCATGACCTCCCTGCTGGATCCTGCACAGATAGcggagagagagaggaggaaacTCAAACAGCTGGAGCAGCAG AGAGCCATTGAGGCCCAGATGGAGGAACGCAAaaagcagagagagcaggaagaGGCAAAAAGGAgacaggaggaagaggaggaggagaagagggCTGCGCTAGAGAGGGAGAAGCTGCAGAAGCAGTATGAGCTGGAGATGCTGAAGAAGAAGGAGAAG AACAATCAAGTCCCTCAGACCGAGCAGCCAGAGACGGGCCTCGGTGACGGCGGCCCGGAGCAGACGTCAGAGTCCAAAA TTACCAAGCAGGCCGGATGTTTGGAGAACGGCAGCGGTTTTTCGTCCTCATATAAAGACACTTTTGTTCAGACAG AGGACACTCCTCCTCCACCTGTCCCACCTGCAGCAGGCAGGGTTCGGACTCCTGATGTCTCCGTGCAGAACCACCCGCCTTCCTCTGGCTCTGCTGAGCCTCCTAACTGCAGGAGTCGTGCAACGAGAGCGGGGAAGGAGAACATCTGTCTGTCGGCAGAAGAAGATCCGTATGAGCCTTTTGCCAGGACGGAGAAGAGCCGGAAAACCAAGAGGAGGCCCGAATGGAACACACAAAG GCCGAGCCGGCGGTTCGTTCCCGCCTCGGAGCGGTACCCGGTCGCTCTACAGAAGAACAGACAGGAGAGCCGACAGAGGAGACAGGCTGAACTCCTCGCTCTGCAGGAGAGGACCCGTCTGTCCAGAACCGAACCTCCTCCTCAGAACCATGGGGCTCGTCTCTGCCCCAACGGCCAGCAGATAAGAACCAGTCCCATTAAGAAG GTGGAATCTGGTTTCAAAGGACACACCGACAACCACACCGTCATCAGCACCGACCG AGGGCGCTCTTCTCCTGTTCCTGCCATCAGACCTAGAGTCCAGAGTCAACAGGCTTCCAACTCTCCTCCTCCGGCTCTGGAGTTCATTCCTTACCTTCGGACTGCTGAGGTCTTCAACCTGGACCCGCTGGAGCCCGCCGACACGCCGCCACCTGGGACACACTCAG GTCCTCCTCATCCTGTCCCCTCACATCGAGACGCGCTCCTCCACCCAGAGATGCTGCGTAGCTCCCAGCGACAGCAGGAGATCCTGAGAGGCCTGGCTCAGCTTCGGCAG GGTTTATTACAGAAGCAGAGGGAGCTGGAGACAGATCTGAATCCAGCCCAGAACCACCACGACAACGAGCAGCGCATACCCTCCAAAGCTCACCGCACATGA
- the ccdc66 gene encoding coiled-coil domain-containing protein 66 isoform X1, with translation MNLGDGLLFELENGKPRLILLSHGVGKNPIKQLPRKHRATNILSSKQPSCAEEVQLEERPPQQVARSHREARFKAGPAAPSCRSSLSTTEGRSTILTLSKAQGRLKERGNKVKTNKHKLGTTVGPLGSPGPPLNAEDGGAGRVELKHVLAGVDAGLKDGMVCLTGGQLRQILSSIQTSGYGQHGPEEQTAQGGQTDTNSASTVNKGEDREINEDDKGGVEEMKEEGRADEKYGRLPQSSFSWLKELQSDSRAAIDAKKAQWKRELDEQVALKQQLSTTSRLQVGEYAESVLSVGHREQPAAIRSSLRLGEVTPMEEVLSVERKEEQRRRWLEELDRQREETAERRKREKLLQRQTEDHERWAAHFDSLQRRAPIQPAVPSAPPPGQLSGSEREDWDPSSSLSLVWEATSSCGAESVIGASVDSTRGYPSRSSYLRTMTSLLDPAQIAERERRKLKQLEQQRAIEAQMEERKKQREQEEAKRRQEEEEEEKRAALEREKLQKQYELEMLKKKEKNNQVPQTEQPETGLGDGGPEQTSESKTVTKQAGCLENGSGFSSSYKDTFVQTEDTPPPPVPPAAGRVRTPDVSVQNHPPSSGSAEPPNCRSRATRAGKENICLSAEEDPYEPFARTEKSRKTKRRPEWNTQRPSRRFVPASERYPVALQKNRQESRQRRQAELLALQERTRLSRTEPPPQNHGARLCPNGQQIRTSPIKKVESGFKGHTDNHTVISTDRGRSSPVPAIRPRVQSQQASNSPPPALEFIPYLRTAEVFNLDPLEPADTPPPGTHSGPPHPVPSHRDALLHPEMLRSSQRQQEILRGLAQLRQGLLQKQRELETDLNPAQNHHDNEQRIPSKAHRT, from the exons ATGAACCTTGG AGATGGTCTGCTGTTTGAACTTGAAAATGGGAAACCCAGATTGATTTTACTCAGTCATG GGGTTGGGAAAAATCCAATAAAG CAGTTGCCCAGGAAGCACAGAGCAACTAACATCCTCAGCTCCAAGCAACCGTCCTGTGCAGAGGAGGTGCAGCTGGAGGAGCGTCCACCTCAGCAGGTTGCACGGAGCCACAGAGAGGCCAGGTTTAAAGCAGGACCAGCAGCTCCATCCTGCAGATCCAGCCTCTCCACCACTGAAGGGAGAAGCACCATCCTGACTTTATCCAAGGCTCAGGGCCGTCTCAAAGAGCGTGGCAATAAG GTgaagacaaacaaacacaaactcgGCACCACTGTCGGACCCCTGGGATCCCCAGGACCGCCTCTAAACGCTGAGGATGGAGGGGCTGGGAGGGTGGAGTTGAAGCACGTGCTGGCCGGTGTGGATGCAGGCCTGAAGGACGGCATGGTGTGCTTGACTGGTGGACAGCTGCGACAGATCCTCAGCTCTATCCAGACGTCAGGCTACGGTCAACATGGTCCAGAGGAGCAGACGGCGCAAG GAGGTCAAACAGACACAAACTCGGCCTCCACTGTGAACAAAGGAGaagacagagaaataaatgaggATGACAAAGGGGGAGTGGAGGAAATGAAGGAGGAAGGAAGAGCTGATGAAAAATATGGCAG gtTGCCTCAATCTTCGTTCAGTTGGCTTAAAGAGCTTCAGTCCGACAGCAGAGCCGCCATCGACGCAAAAAAGGCTCAGTGGAAAAGAGAACTTg aTGAGCAAGTTGCCCTGAAGCAGCAGCTTTCAACCACCAGCAGACTGCAG GTTGGAGAATACGCAGAGAGTGTGTTATCTGTCGGCCACAGAGAGCAACCTGCAGCCATCAGGTCCAGCCTTAGACTCGGG GAGGTCACTCCCATGGAGGAGGTGTTGAGCGTTGAGAGGAAAGAGGAGCAGAGGAGACGCTGGCTGGAGGAGCTGGACCGTCAGAGAGAAGAGACGGCTGAACGTCGGAAACGTGAGAAACTGCTGCAGAGACAG ACAGAGGACCATGAGCGCTGGGCTGCACACTTTGACTCGCTCCAACGCAGGGCTCCGATCCAGCCTGCGGTTCCATCAGCACCTCCTCCAGGTCAGCTGAGTGGCTCCGAGCGGGAAGACTGGGATCCCTCATCCAGCCTCTCACTGGTCTGGGAGGCCACCAGCAGCTGTGGAGCAGAGAGTGTTATTGGAGCCAGTGTGGATTCAACAAGAGGATATCCCAGCAGATCCAG CTATCTGAGGACCATGACCTCCCTGCTGGATCCTGCACAGATAGcggagagagagaggaggaaacTCAAACAGCTGGAGCAGCAG AGAGCCATTGAGGCCCAGATGGAGGAACGCAAaaagcagagagagcaggaagaGGCAAAAAGGAgacaggaggaagaggaggaggagaagagggCTGCGCTAGAGAGGGAGAAGCTGCAGAAGCAGTATGAGCTGGAGATGCTGAAGAAGAAGGAGAAG AACAATCAAGTCCCTCAGACCGAGCAGCCAGAGACGGGCCTCGGTGACGGCGGCCCGGAGCAGACGTCAGAGTCCAAAA CAGTTACCAAGCAGGCCGGATGTTTGGAGAACGGCAGCGGTTTTTCGTCCTCATATAAAGACACTTTTGTTCAGACAG AGGACACTCCTCCTCCACCTGTCCCACCTGCAGCAGGCAGGGTTCGGACTCCTGATGTCTCCGTGCAGAACCACCCGCCTTCCTCTGGCTCTGCTGAGCCTCCTAACTGCAGGAGTCGTGCAACGAGAGCGGGGAAGGAGAACATCTGTCTGTCGGCAGAAGAAGATCCGTATGAGCCTTTTGCCAGGACGGAGAAGAGCCGGAAAACCAAGAGGAGGCCCGAATGGAACACACAAAG GCCGAGCCGGCGGTTCGTTCCCGCCTCGGAGCGGTACCCGGTCGCTCTACAGAAGAACAGACAGGAGAGCCGACAGAGGAGACAGGCTGAACTCCTCGCTCTGCAGGAGAGGACCCGTCTGTCCAGAACCGAACCTCCTCCTCAGAACCATGGGGCTCGTCTCTGCCCCAACGGCCAGCAGATAAGAACCAGTCCCATTAAGAAG GTGGAATCTGGTTTCAAAGGACACACCGACAACCACACCGTCATCAGCACCGACCG AGGGCGCTCTTCTCCTGTTCCTGCCATCAGACCTAGAGTCCAGAGTCAACAGGCTTCCAACTCTCCTCCTCCGGCTCTGGAGTTCATTCCTTACCTTCGGACTGCTGAGGTCTTCAACCTGGACCCGCTGGAGCCCGCCGACACGCCGCCACCTGGGACACACTCAG GTCCTCCTCATCCTGTCCCCTCACATCGAGACGCGCTCCTCCACCCAGAGATGCTGCGTAGCTCCCAGCGACAGCAGGAGATCCTGAGAGGCCTGGCTCAGCTTCGGCAG GGTTTATTACAGAAGCAGAGGGAGCTGGAGACAGATCTGAATCCAGCCCAGAACCACCACGACAACGAGCAGCGCATACCCTCCAAAGCTCACCGCACATGA
- the ccdc66 gene encoding coiled-coil domain-containing protein 66 isoform X4: MNLGDGLLFELENGKPRLILLSHGVGKNPIKQLPRKHRATNILSSKQPSCAEEVQLEERPPQQVARSHREARFKAGPAAPSCRSSLSTTEGRSTILTLSKAQGRLKERGNKVKTNKHKLGTTVGPLGSPGPPLNAEDGGAGRVELKHVLAGVDAGLKDGMVCLTGGQLRQILSSIQTSGYGQHGPEEQTAQGGQTDTNSASTVNKGEDREINEDDKGGVEEMKEEGRADEKYGRLPQSSFSWLKELQSDSRAAIDAKKAQWKRELDEQVALKQQLSTTSRLQVGEYAESVLSVGHREQPAAIRSSLRLGEVTPMEEVLSVERKEEQRRRWLEELDRQREETAERRKREKLLQRQTEDHERWAAHFDSLQRRAPIQPAVPSAPPPGQLSGSEREDWDPSSSLSLVWEATSSCGAESVIGASVDSTRGYPSRSSYLRTMTSLLDPAQIAERERRKLKQLEQQRAIEAQMEERKKQREQEEAKRRQEEEEEEKRAALEREKLQKQYELEMLKKKEKNNQVPQTEQPETGLGDGGPEQTSESKTVTKQAGCLENGSGFSSSYKDTFVQTEDTPPPPVPPAAGRVRTPDVSVQNHPPSSGSAEPPNCRSRATRAGKENICLSAEEDPYEPFARTEKSRKTKRRPEWNTQRPSRRFVPASERYPVALQKNRQESRQRRQAELLALQERTRLSRTEPPPQNHGARLCPNGQQIRTSPIKKRALFSCSCHQT; this comes from the exons ATGAACCTTGG AGATGGTCTGCTGTTTGAACTTGAAAATGGGAAACCCAGATTGATTTTACTCAGTCATG GGGTTGGGAAAAATCCAATAAAG CAGTTGCCCAGGAAGCACAGAGCAACTAACATCCTCAGCTCCAAGCAACCGTCCTGTGCAGAGGAGGTGCAGCTGGAGGAGCGTCCACCTCAGCAGGTTGCACGGAGCCACAGAGAGGCCAGGTTTAAAGCAGGACCAGCAGCTCCATCCTGCAGATCCAGCCTCTCCACCACTGAAGGGAGAAGCACCATCCTGACTTTATCCAAGGCTCAGGGCCGTCTCAAAGAGCGTGGCAATAAG GTgaagacaaacaaacacaaactcgGCACCACTGTCGGACCCCTGGGATCCCCAGGACCGCCTCTAAACGCTGAGGATGGAGGGGCTGGGAGGGTGGAGTTGAAGCACGTGCTGGCCGGTGTGGATGCAGGCCTGAAGGACGGCATGGTGTGCTTGACTGGTGGACAGCTGCGACAGATCCTCAGCTCTATCCAGACGTCAGGCTACGGTCAACATGGTCCAGAGGAGCAGACGGCGCAAG GAGGTCAAACAGACACAAACTCGGCCTCCACTGTGAACAAAGGAGaagacagagaaataaatgaggATGACAAAGGGGGAGTGGAGGAAATGAAGGAGGAAGGAAGAGCTGATGAAAAATATGGCAG gtTGCCTCAATCTTCGTTCAGTTGGCTTAAAGAGCTTCAGTCCGACAGCAGAGCCGCCATCGACGCAAAAAAGGCTCAGTGGAAAAGAGAACTTg aTGAGCAAGTTGCCCTGAAGCAGCAGCTTTCAACCACCAGCAGACTGCAG GTTGGAGAATACGCAGAGAGTGTGTTATCTGTCGGCCACAGAGAGCAACCTGCAGCCATCAGGTCCAGCCTTAGACTCGGG GAGGTCACTCCCATGGAGGAGGTGTTGAGCGTTGAGAGGAAAGAGGAGCAGAGGAGACGCTGGCTGGAGGAGCTGGACCGTCAGAGAGAAGAGACGGCTGAACGTCGGAAACGTGAGAAACTGCTGCAGAGACAG ACAGAGGACCATGAGCGCTGGGCTGCACACTTTGACTCGCTCCAACGCAGGGCTCCGATCCAGCCTGCGGTTCCATCAGCACCTCCTCCAGGTCAGCTGAGTGGCTCCGAGCGGGAAGACTGGGATCCCTCATCCAGCCTCTCACTGGTCTGGGAGGCCACCAGCAGCTGTGGAGCAGAGAGTGTTATTGGAGCCAGTGTGGATTCAACAAGAGGATATCCCAGCAGATCCAG CTATCTGAGGACCATGACCTCCCTGCTGGATCCTGCACAGATAGcggagagagagaggaggaaacTCAAACAGCTGGAGCAGCAG AGAGCCATTGAGGCCCAGATGGAGGAACGCAAaaagcagagagagcaggaagaGGCAAAAAGGAgacaggaggaagaggaggaggagaagagggCTGCGCTAGAGAGGGAGAAGCTGCAGAAGCAGTATGAGCTGGAGATGCTGAAGAAGAAGGAGAAG AACAATCAAGTCCCTCAGACCGAGCAGCCAGAGACGGGCCTCGGTGACGGCGGCCCGGAGCAGACGTCAGAGTCCAAAA CAGTTACCAAGCAGGCCGGATGTTTGGAGAACGGCAGCGGTTTTTCGTCCTCATATAAAGACACTTTTGTTCAGACAG AGGACACTCCTCCTCCACCTGTCCCACCTGCAGCAGGCAGGGTTCGGACTCCTGATGTCTCCGTGCAGAACCACCCGCCTTCCTCTGGCTCTGCTGAGCCTCCTAACTGCAGGAGTCGTGCAACGAGAGCGGGGAAGGAGAACATCTGTCTGTCGGCAGAAGAAGATCCGTATGAGCCTTTTGCCAGGACGGAGAAGAGCCGGAAAACCAAGAGGAGGCCCGAATGGAACACACAAAG GCCGAGCCGGCGGTTCGTTCCCGCCTCGGAGCGGTACCCGGTCGCTCTACAGAAGAACAGACAGGAGAGCCGACAGAGGAGACAGGCTGAACTCCTCGCTCTGCAGGAGAGGACCCGTCTGTCCAGAACCGAACCTCCTCCTCAGAACCATGGGGCTCGTCTCTGCCCCAACGGCCAGCAGATAAGAACCAGTCCCATTAAGAAG AGGGCGCTCTTCTCCTGTTCCTGCCATCAGACCTAG